In the Arachis ipaensis cultivar K30076 chromosome B10, Araip1.1, whole genome shotgun sequence genome, one interval contains:
- the LOC107619991 gene encoding protein NYNRIN-like: MIKDCIEYAKACQECQKHGSIQQIPAAELYSIIKPWPFRGWALDLIGLIHPPSSKQHKFILVAIVYFTKWVEAVPLVEVGQNEIIDFVEEHIIHRFGIPQTLSTDQETMFTGQRIKNFAASRSINMITSTPYYAQANGQVETANKIMIMLPLEINLNTLRVSRQNDLPVDDYWNAMFDELNELDSE, from the exons ATGATAAAAGATTGTATTGAGTATGCGAAGGCATGTCAGGAATGTCAGAAACATGGTTCGATACAACAAATTCCAGCGGCTGAATTGTATTCAATAATAAAGccatggccatttagaggttgggctCTGGATTTGATTGGATTGATCCATCCTCCTTCATCAAAACAACACAAGTTTATTTTAGTGGCTATTGtctatttcacaaaatgggttGAAGCAGTTCCATTGGTAGAAGTTGGTCAAAATGAAATAATAGACTTCGTTGAGGAACATATTATCCACCGATTTGGAATTCCTCAGACGCTAAGTACTGACCAAGAAACTATGTTTACTGGCCAacgaattaaaaattttgcggcTTCGAGAAGCATTAATATGATTACTTCAACTCCTTATTATGCACAAGCTAATGGACAAGTAGAGACGGCAAATAAGATAATGATAA TGTTACCattagaaattaatttgaatacttTAAGAGTATCGAGACAGAATGATTTGCCAGTTGACGATTATTGGAATGCAATGTTCGATGAGTTAAATGAATTGGACTCAGAGTGA
- the LOC107624549 gene encoding heterogeneous nuclear ribonucleoprotein U-like protein 1 isoform X1 yields the protein MASTKRQLWEEWIPNSTNTMTPRHFVSSPRVVLNQADCDLDFNVESDGLVGYGLHDQGFAYCWSGARANVGITTGRYCFGCKIVSLQQVPMEDTDFEERHICRLGISRGDDMLGELGETKYSFGYDGTGKFSHEEKSSDYGKRFGVGDTIVCCIDLEGKPMASIGFSKNGKWLGTALHFFPSPLGLGVVDSPVEDLQWKSALFPHVLLKNVVVKMQFSLEDGLVPQEGFKPWASAIEDRNIIMGPAFSDQSNCEVIMMVGLPASGKTTWAEKWVEEHPEKRYALLGTKLILDKMKLNDCGERFDRLMDQVTGVFNVLLTRAAIIPRNYIIDQTNVHKNARKHKLKPFADYQKIAVVVFPNPEELKVRCDKRFKETGKKVPPDSLKNIIANYVLPKSMDMPNSDEYFDQVKFVELSRDESQMYLDQMKQDLTSISNSSSSQLQCSDSFHSLAGSPLQNQESFTGGVNHGQGIHSQIYPSNYRMPSQVNTNVHVVDQHHGSMNSFFEVDPGSQIPPVPRAPSPCGRYPINRNEANEAFPISNAATMPFDYHRSYNDNSGFQRHLQTPSSATPDSVSPIGIPKPSLRPPDISFPDYKPYPGNTPQRPRYY from the exons ATGGCTTCCACAAAGCGCCAACTGTGGGAGGAGTGGATACCGAACTCCACGAACACGATGACCCCTCGTCATTTCGTTTCTTCTCCTCGCGTTGTTCTCAATCAAGCTGATTGCGACTTGG ATTTCAATGTGGAATCCGATGGACTTGTTGGATATGGACTTCATGATCAGGGGTTTGCTTATTGTTGGTCTGGTGCCCGAGCTAACGTTGGAATAACCACAGGAAGATATTGTTTCGGGTGCAAAATTGTTTCTTTGCAGCAGGTTCCGATGGAGGACACCGACTTTGAGGAGCGGCATATTTGCCGGCTTGGTATATCTAGAGGGGATGATATGCTTGGGGAACTTGGGGAGACCAAATACAGCTTCGGATATGATGGGACAGGAAAGTTTTCACATGAAGAAAAATCTTCAGATTATGGTAAGAGGTTTGGTGTTGGTGATACAATAGTATGCTGTATTGACCTTGAAGGCAAGCCAATGGCTTCAATTGGTTTCTCCAAGAATGGTAAATGGTTGGGAACTGCACTCCATTTTTTCCCTAGTCCTTTAGGTCTTGGAGTGGTGGATTCTCCCGTGGAAGATTTACAGTGGAAATCAGCACTTTTTCCACATGTGCTGTTAAAAAATGTGGTGGTTAAGATGCAGTTCAGCCTTGAAGATGGACTTGTTCCTCAAGAAGGGTTCAAACCTTGGGCCTCTGCTATTGAGGACAGAAACATCATCATGGGACCTGCCTTTTCTGATCAAAGCAATTGTGAAGTGATAATGATGGTGGGTTTGCCTGCTTCAGGGAAGACTACATGGGCAGAAAAATGGGTGGAAGAGCATCCAGAAAAGCGTTATGCTTTGCTTGGAACAAAGTTGATTCTTGATAAGATGAAG TTGAACGACTGTGGTGAAAGATTTGATCGCTTGATGGATCAAGTAACCGGAGTATTCAATGTGCTGCTAACGAGAGCAGCTATTATTCCTCGCAATTATATAATTGATCAAACAAATGTTCACAAAAATGCACGTAAGCATAAGCTCAAGCCATTTGCTGACTATCAAAAG ATTGCTGTTGTTGTATTTCCAAATCCAGAAGAGCTCAAGGTGCGGTGTGATAAACGATTTAAAGAAACAGGAAAAAAAGTGCCACCTGATTCTCTGAAAAACATAATTG CTAACTATGTTCTTCCAAAAAGCATGGATATGCCTAATTCAGATGAGTATTTTGATCAG GTTAAGTTTGTAGAACTGAGCCGAGATGAATCTCAGATGTATTTAGATCAGATGAAGCAGGATCTCACATCTATATCAAACAGTAGTTCATCGCAATTACAGTGCAGTGATTCCTTTCATTCACTTGCTGGTTCTCCTTTGCAAAACCAAGAAAGTTTTACAG GGGGAGTTAATCACGGACAAGGCATTCATTCTCAGATCTATCCATCCAACTACCGGATGCCCAGTCAA GTTAACACAAATGTTCATGTGGTTGATCAGCATCATGGAAGTATGAATTCATTTTTCGAAGTAGATCCAGGCAGTCAAATTCCCCCTGTACCCCGAGCACCCTCTCCTTGTGGACGTTATCCCATTAACAGAAATGAAGCAAATGAAGCCTTCCCAATTTCAAATGCAGCTACGATGCCTTTTGATTATCATAGATCCTACAATGACAACAGCGGTTTCCAGCGCCACCTGCAAACTCCATCCTCAGCCACACCCG ATTCAGTTTCCCCAATCGGAATACCAAAACCAAGTTTAAGACCTCCAGATATAAGTTTCCCAGATTACAAACCATATCCTGGAAATACCCCTCAGCGTCCAAGATACTATTGA
- the LOC107624549 gene encoding heterogeneous nuclear ribonucleoprotein U-like protein 1 isoform X2 encodes MASTKRQLWEEWIPNSTNTMTPRHFVSSPRVVLNQADCDLDFNVESDGLVGYGLHDQGFAYCWSGARANVGITTGRYCFGCKIVSLQQVPMEDTDFEERHICRLGISRGDDMLGELGETKYSFGYDGTGKFSHEEKSSDYGKRFGVGDTIVCCIDLEGKPMASIGFSKNGKWLGTALHFFPSPLGLGVVDSPVEDLQWKSALFPHVLLKNVVVKMQFSLEDGLVPQEGFKPWASAIEDRNIIMGPAFSDQSNCEVIMMVGLPASGKTTWAEKWVEEHPEKRYALLGTKLILDKMKLNDCGERFDRLMDQVTGVFNVLLTRAAIIPRNYIIDQTNVHKNARKHKLKPFADYQKIAVVVFPNPEELKVRCDKRFKETGKKVPPDSLKNIIANYVLPKSMDMPNSDEYFDQVKFVELSRDESQMYLDQMKQDLTSISNSSSSQLQCSDSFHSLAGSPLQNQESFTGGVNHGQGIHSQIYPSNYRMPSQHHGSMNSFFEVDPGSQIPPVPRAPSPCGRYPINRNEANEAFPISNAATMPFDYHRSYNDNSGFQRHLQTPSSATPDSVSPIGIPKPSLRPPDISFPDYKPYPGNTPQRPRYY; translated from the exons ATGGCTTCCACAAAGCGCCAACTGTGGGAGGAGTGGATACCGAACTCCACGAACACGATGACCCCTCGTCATTTCGTTTCTTCTCCTCGCGTTGTTCTCAATCAAGCTGATTGCGACTTGG ATTTCAATGTGGAATCCGATGGACTTGTTGGATATGGACTTCATGATCAGGGGTTTGCTTATTGTTGGTCTGGTGCCCGAGCTAACGTTGGAATAACCACAGGAAGATATTGTTTCGGGTGCAAAATTGTTTCTTTGCAGCAGGTTCCGATGGAGGACACCGACTTTGAGGAGCGGCATATTTGCCGGCTTGGTATATCTAGAGGGGATGATATGCTTGGGGAACTTGGGGAGACCAAATACAGCTTCGGATATGATGGGACAGGAAAGTTTTCACATGAAGAAAAATCTTCAGATTATGGTAAGAGGTTTGGTGTTGGTGATACAATAGTATGCTGTATTGACCTTGAAGGCAAGCCAATGGCTTCAATTGGTTTCTCCAAGAATGGTAAATGGTTGGGAACTGCACTCCATTTTTTCCCTAGTCCTTTAGGTCTTGGAGTGGTGGATTCTCCCGTGGAAGATTTACAGTGGAAATCAGCACTTTTTCCACATGTGCTGTTAAAAAATGTGGTGGTTAAGATGCAGTTCAGCCTTGAAGATGGACTTGTTCCTCAAGAAGGGTTCAAACCTTGGGCCTCTGCTATTGAGGACAGAAACATCATCATGGGACCTGCCTTTTCTGATCAAAGCAATTGTGAAGTGATAATGATGGTGGGTTTGCCTGCTTCAGGGAAGACTACATGGGCAGAAAAATGGGTGGAAGAGCATCCAGAAAAGCGTTATGCTTTGCTTGGAACAAAGTTGATTCTTGATAAGATGAAG TTGAACGACTGTGGTGAAAGATTTGATCGCTTGATGGATCAAGTAACCGGAGTATTCAATGTGCTGCTAACGAGAGCAGCTATTATTCCTCGCAATTATATAATTGATCAAACAAATGTTCACAAAAATGCACGTAAGCATAAGCTCAAGCCATTTGCTGACTATCAAAAG ATTGCTGTTGTTGTATTTCCAAATCCAGAAGAGCTCAAGGTGCGGTGTGATAAACGATTTAAAGAAACAGGAAAAAAAGTGCCACCTGATTCTCTGAAAAACATAATTG CTAACTATGTTCTTCCAAAAAGCATGGATATGCCTAATTCAGATGAGTATTTTGATCAG GTTAAGTTTGTAGAACTGAGCCGAGATGAATCTCAGATGTATTTAGATCAGATGAAGCAGGATCTCACATCTATATCAAACAGTAGTTCATCGCAATTACAGTGCAGTGATTCCTTTCATTCACTTGCTGGTTCTCCTTTGCAAAACCAAGAAAGTTTTACAG GGGGAGTTAATCACGGACAAGGCATTCATTCTCAGATCTATCCATCCAACTACCGGATGCCCAGTCAA CATCATGGAAGTATGAATTCATTTTTCGAAGTAGATCCAGGCAGTCAAATTCCCCCTGTACCCCGAGCACCCTCTCCTTGTGGACGTTATCCCATTAACAGAAATGAAGCAAATGAAGCCTTCCCAATTTCAAATGCAGCTACGATGCCTTTTGATTATCATAGATCCTACAATGACAACAGCGGTTTCCAGCGCCACCTGCAAACTCCATCCTCAGCCACACCCG ATTCAGTTTCCCCAATCGGAATACCAAAACCAAGTTTAAGACCTCCAGATATAAGTTTCCCAGATTACAAACCATATCCTGGAAATACCCCTCAGCGTCCAAGATACTATTGA
- the LOC107624549 gene encoding heterogeneous nuclear ribonucleoprotein U-like protein 1 isoform X3, translated as MASTKRQLWEEWIPNSTNTMTPRHFVSSPRVVLNQADCDLDFNVESDGLVGYGLHDQGFAYCWSGARANVGITTGRYCFGCKIVSLQQVPMEDTDFEERHICRLGISRGDDMLGELGETKYSFGYDGTGKFSHEEKSSDYGKTTWAEKWVEEHPEKRYALLGTKLILDKMKLNDCGERFDRLMDQVTGVFNVLLTRAAIIPRNYIIDQTNVHKNARKHKLKPFADYQKIAVVVFPNPEELKVRCDKRFKETGKKVPPDSLKNIIANYVLPKSMDMPNSDEYFDQVKFVELSRDESQMYLDQMKQDLTSISNSSSSQLQCSDSFHSLAGSPLQNQESFTGGVNHGQGIHSQIYPSNYRMPSQVNTNVHVVDQHHGSMNSFFEVDPGSQIPPVPRAPSPCGRYPINRNEANEAFPISNAATMPFDYHRSYNDNSGFQRHLQTPSSATPDSVSPIGIPKPSLRPPDISFPDYKPYPGNTPQRPRYY; from the exons ATGGCTTCCACAAAGCGCCAACTGTGGGAGGAGTGGATACCGAACTCCACGAACACGATGACCCCTCGTCATTTCGTTTCTTCTCCTCGCGTTGTTCTCAATCAAGCTGATTGCGACTTGG ATTTCAATGTGGAATCCGATGGACTTGTTGGATATGGACTTCATGATCAGGGGTTTGCTTATTGTTGGTCTGGTGCCCGAGCTAACGTTGGAATAACCACAGGAAGATATTGTTTCGGGTGCAAAATTGTTTCTTTGCAGCAGGTTCCGATGGAGGACACCGACTTTGAGGAGCGGCATATTTGCCGGCTTGGTATATCTAGAGGGGATGATATGCTTGGGGAACTTGGGGAGACCAAATACAGCTTCGGATATGATGGGACAGGAAAGTTTTCACATGAAGAAAAATCTTCAGATTATG GGAAGACTACATGGGCAGAAAAATGGGTGGAAGAGCATCCAGAAAAGCGTTATGCTTTGCTTGGAACAAAGTTGATTCTTGATAAGATGAAG TTGAACGACTGTGGTGAAAGATTTGATCGCTTGATGGATCAAGTAACCGGAGTATTCAATGTGCTGCTAACGAGAGCAGCTATTATTCCTCGCAATTATATAATTGATCAAACAAATGTTCACAAAAATGCACGTAAGCATAAGCTCAAGCCATTTGCTGACTATCAAAAG ATTGCTGTTGTTGTATTTCCAAATCCAGAAGAGCTCAAGGTGCGGTGTGATAAACGATTTAAAGAAACAGGAAAAAAAGTGCCACCTGATTCTCTGAAAAACATAATTG CTAACTATGTTCTTCCAAAAAGCATGGATATGCCTAATTCAGATGAGTATTTTGATCAG GTTAAGTTTGTAGAACTGAGCCGAGATGAATCTCAGATGTATTTAGATCAGATGAAGCAGGATCTCACATCTATATCAAACAGTAGTTCATCGCAATTACAGTGCAGTGATTCCTTTCATTCACTTGCTGGTTCTCCTTTGCAAAACCAAGAAAGTTTTACAG GGGGAGTTAATCACGGACAAGGCATTCATTCTCAGATCTATCCATCCAACTACCGGATGCCCAGTCAA GTTAACACAAATGTTCATGTGGTTGATCAGCATCATGGAAGTATGAATTCATTTTTCGAAGTAGATCCAGGCAGTCAAATTCCCCCTGTACCCCGAGCACCCTCTCCTTGTGGACGTTATCCCATTAACAGAAATGAAGCAAATGAAGCCTTCCCAATTTCAAATGCAGCTACGATGCCTTTTGATTATCATAGATCCTACAATGACAACAGCGGTTTCCAGCGCCACCTGCAAACTCCATCCTCAGCCACACCCG ATTCAGTTTCCCCAATCGGAATACCAAAACCAAGTTTAAGACCTCCAGATATAAGTTTCCCAGATTACAAACCATATCCTGGAAATACCCCTCAGCGTCCAAGATACTATTGA